The genomic interval AGATCCTGTCTTTCCAGGAGTTCTCAACCATCTGCTCCAGATGATTTGAGTGACTGTTTCTTCTATCTATGAGTGAAACTTCAGGTGTGTTCTTAATCTTCCAAATATCGGTTCCAGACAACTTCCTTCTTAGACAACCACAGCTTTTTCAGCGAGGCTTCACTGATTGTCATCATGGCCGAAATGTCATTTTCAAGGTGCTGCACTACGTGGCTTGGCTTTTCTATAAGTAATCTGTCGCCGTTTCTCAGCAGCTGCAGATCGTCCCCTTTCCGGATGCCTGGCGCTTTCCGCATTTCGGCCGGAATCGATATCCGTTCCTCGTTGCTCACCTTAATTTTCTTTAAAATCGTTCCTTCAGTCACATGGCTCACATTATTAATACTGAATTTTTTTAACCTCTCCAGTTGCATCCGGAAGCGCCAGACTCGATAGCCATGGCTACACTCCAGACACAGATAAATTGCCCATCTTGTATTTGATTCAGGTTCCTTCGCCTGTAACCCCTCTTGAAGGCGCTAACGATCTGGATTGAACCTCTTTGTAAACAGAAAAATTTTGCTATTGCAAGCAATTCATCACCCAACTGCCGTATTCAAACGCATGGCGCTGGAAGCTTTTTTGCCCTTATTCGTACGGGCCTGTAACAGGTTCCCCATAATCTTTCGAAATGTTATTACGAATGAATGGCATTAAGGGGGCAGGCAGTAACAATGAATCCTGCCAAAAACGTGAGGGGAAAAAAGTGACTTCAAGTGGAACAGGTTCGCAGAGTGCCTCGAAACCATCGCGCCGGAACGCCATTATTGCGCTCGTTGTCGTTGTAATTTTGATTATTGCTGCAGTATCTGTATATGCTGTGCTGCAGTCGAGCAGGAAGGCCGCACCGGCCGACATACTAGTAGGGACGCTGTATGCCAGCTCAGGAGCATTTGCGCAGCTTTCCGGATATCAGCTTTCGGGCCTGAAGCTGTGGATCAACCAGACGAATGTAGCAGGGGGCTTATATGTTTCAAGCTACGGCAAGAAGCTGCCGCTCAAGCTGGTGACATACGACGATCAGAGCAGCACGAGCACTGCGGCAACTGATTACACAAACCTCATCACGGTCGACCATGTCAACATACTCGTTGCGGACTTCGGCTCTACACTAACGGCGCCTGCAATCTCCATTGCGCAGGAACACCACGTGCTTCTCTTTGATCCGACCGCATCAACCCCGGGATTCTTCTCGGCAACGAATCCATATGTTGTCGATCTCTCGATACTCGTGTCGTCTGAGTGGCCGCTTGTTCTCTCCAAGTATCTCATAACACACAGGACGTCCATTTCAAAAGTCGCAATACTCTACACCGATCAGGCGTTCACAGCAGCCCAGGCCAGTACCATCGACAGCCAGC from Candidatus Sysuiplasma acidicola carries:
- a CDS encoding AbrB/MazE/SpoVT family DNA-binding domain-containing protein, with the translated sequence MQLERLKKFSINNVSHVTEGTILKKIKVSNEERISIPAEMRKAPGIRKGDDLQLLRNGDRLLIEKPSHVVQHLENDISAMMTISEASLKKLWLSKKEVVWNRYLED